From a region of the Dictyostelium discoideum AX4 chromosome 2 chromosome, whole genome shotgun sequence genome:
- the gnt15 gene encoding hypothetical protein, which produces MSNFYNNNPRRNTFRLTERIKKKPYQTLIVFILIFLFLYVFGPFGEKKSNNNNNNHPVSKTSSFTESLYTKFQTETFAYRANGDLKKYDISIITQFTVDRFDRIAMMADKWRAPISAAVYITSFKDIDEVFKLVRNSFAVTEFVDLHFLFANKTRYPVNNLRNLALRNARTEWCLLLDVDFISPLGMYDYLHSTLEKLDTSNNNNNNNNNNNNNNNNNNNNNNNNNNNNNNNENNDNDNGNNNNNNDNEKNFKKKQEDLKIDPNDFEGDLKAIEKLKRNGEKLYVKNLKKVLDGSENNLGKNINFNNNNNDNNNKDDGGGGGYYLNSDNSNINNNNKIAFVIPSFSSSISRFDFPDNKKDLLDFIKQDLIKEINSGVCPKCHGPTNYSRWYLSSEPYLVQYKWIYEPFLLYNRSQIHDYDERLKGYGFDKNSHTFGMAAAGFDFVVLPDAWIIHMNHVSKPWEGADTFNEQMFDCLSIVCESILPDAKSKNGYDPNAKLFNEPLKNNDNCLTREHW; this is translated from the exons atgtcaaatttttataataacaatCCCAGAAGGAATACATTTAGATTAACagaaagaataaaaaagaaaccgTATCAAACattaattgtatttatattaatatttttgtttttatatgtaTTTGGACCATTTGgtgaaaagaaatcaaacaataataacaataatcatCCAGTTTCAAAAACTTCTTCATTTACAGAATCATTATATACAAAATTTCAAACTGAAACATTTGCCTATAGAGCAAATGGTGAT ttaaaaaaatatgataTATCAATTATAACACAATTTACAGTTGATAGATTTGATAGAATAGCAATGATGGCAGATAAATGGAGAGCACCAATTTCAGCAGCAGTTTATATAACGAGTTTTAAGGATATTGATGAAGTATTTAAATTGGTTAGAAATAGTTTTGCAGTTACAGAGTTTGTCGATTTACATTTTCTATTTGCAAATAAAACCAGATATCCAGTTAATAATCTTAGAAATTTAGCATTAAGAAATGCTAGAACCGAATGgtgtttattattagatgTTGATTTCATTTCACCATTGGGTATGTATGATTATTTACATTCAACTTTAGAGAAACTTGatacatcaaataataataataataataataataataataataataataataataataataataataataataataataataataataataataacaacaacgaaaataatgataatgataatggtaataataataataataatgataatgaaaagaattttaaaaagaaacaagaagatttaaaaattgatccAAATGATTTTGAAGGTGATTTAAAAGCAATTGAAAAACTGAAAAGAAATGGTGAAAAATTATatgttaaaaatttaaaaaaagttttagatGGTAGTGAAAATAATCTtggtaaaaatataaattttaataataataataatgataataataataaagatgatggtggtggtggtggttactatttaaatagtgataatagtaatataaataataataataagattgCATTTGTAATACCATCATTTTCAAGCTCAATTTCAAGATTTGATTTTCCAGATAATAAAAAGGATTTATTGGATTTTATAAAacaagatttaattaaagagaTTAATTCAGGTGTTTGTCCAAAATGTCATGGTCCAACAAACTATAGTAGATGGTATTTATCTTCGGAACCTTATTTAGTTCAATATAAATGGATTTATGAACCTTTTTTACTTTATAATAGATCTCAAATTCATGACTATGATGAACGTTTAAAAGGTTAtggttttgataaaaattctCATACTTTTGGTATGGCTGCTGCTGGTTTTGAt ttTGTAGTTTTACCAGATGCATGGATTATTCATATGAATCATGTATCGAAACCATGGGAAGGAGCTGATACTTTTAATGAACAAATGTTTGATTGTTTATCAATAGTTTGTGAAAGTATTTTACCAGATGCAAAGAGTAAAAATGGATATGATCCAAAtgcaaaattatttaatgaacctttaaaaaataatgataattgtttaaCAAGAGAACATTGGTAA
- a CDS encoding hypothetical protein (Similar to Dictyostelium discoideum (Slime mold). histidine kinase DhkG) produces the protein MEMNLTFTENRSIKILILPIGDISPEKYKEYTSLIKTINIIELSSITRSQNELSPFEKISWVDGSMILNFVDIGSFQRSEYEDLQTYKKVFGVIGVVDCKKSKDLQETKRLFEIAVAQYPSCVSSLCCAFDPMDDQPDLGLGANLIMIPNNSDRKHLIFYLTTLLIDFSHMILKYFEKMVYLSLEHDGTVSTLLSNQYNNINNNSSGIINSNSIGGNNNNNNSLIGNSTIGGAMNSGVLGSSVISNSNNNSLITTPLDSIKLWDEIGRAKKRKFGRLNKCRGDFCLLAGSPLDAIKYYDLSIDACRSNNDWEWLAGSCEGYISAVLLKRNQEFNTQAQSSTVRPINSPNSITGSNSNSNSGSYGNSNSGIVNTPSGGSNYNTNNTNSSSNNNNNNNNNSNNTNSTNNNLNNNNNNNNNGVNGMNGTMNILDLQIQSDDLKIRELASEAIISYNKRKVPQFEVDVMLKFANYHISMDRRIEASELLTNAYDFGMDLSFTDRITLSCSIALLYYSMGFRRKFAFYLREAAFLYNTRPENWEKINHLLIIASKYYQLEDLFSNSPSRFLDEGGSKKSHLSFTLNQMKKSNSVTSGRNNNNNGGGGGGGGGSNGNNSKNSSPTNVGFQAQYNQFNQSIQQQVQSNSSNRSSSSSSTSSRFTNNIPELSYRKPKFGWSVIQRYLIYNLISVSTNLMDSLNICKYIIHLLRTQYKKIAQQKQVEFQLDLLHHSKALSLSINTNVHMNLLGLPFIVKVSPIQLPNQLEPIVRPSQQSLFAQREKNSNNFFIYSPYGGGFSNGSGIGGGGIGGGGSGGDSNSNRKKVVWAQGEECSVVVTLSNPFSFDIFIQSLTLSTAGVPFESYPLSFKILSLTDSMDIVISGKPLESGPLIIKGVFVRAYNLLSEHPVDPYGNSISISQYNELVRIGDAYKVDILEFDSTTTASNNTSSFSRDNNNNNELPIVNKIKATPKLPILKADVPTLGKVLNLLAGESFSFNLEFQNIGTTQIDSISVSLNEFDKALKKKTLADNNQYFTDSDDETISFQWDSNIIKSSLPLLPGETFKLPIKSFSKPFLIGNQFIIDYYSNCENEEEEEEFNNTTTTTNTNTQTLTVTGNTQSTLTATTTTTATKYQRKITIPLPLSITHGPQVINFDIVYASSKIIKSLSPYLVDRSTSNNGLFKVEKDQDLIEKDCENIYNDYCLLLFDIKNCTSTHTFTISSELELGIPNIVDNNKEINNNLSSKFILSPNGIITIIVPMKRESLPDQLPPLRQAKGQYIKPKKKLTEYEEYVKCLIQYYKDLLTSKIKLLWNSSDNTNGSILLDNIVLTSKLIHKLNKDQVLIQFKNNKQLVKTIEQGGFETIEVLVTNLTNTPINGLVLHILPIIDQTNNNNNGNNKNNGNIVDVSNKLGYIGSLTTPIQELPVGATFNHSLDVIFFERESYKFIISCEIFKTKQIIPASHSLLVNVV, from the exons atggaaatgaaTTTAACATTCACAGAGAAtagatcaattaaaattctaATTCTTCCAATTGGTGATATCTCACcagaaaaatataaagaatatacaagtttaattaaaacaatcaatataattgaattaagTAGTATTACAAGAAGTCAAAATGAATTAT caccatttgaaaaaatatcaTGGGTTGATGGTAGtatgatattaaattttgttgatATTGGTTCATTTCAAAGATCAGAGTATGAGGATCTTCAAACATATAAGAAAGTATTTGGAGTTATTGGTGTTGTAGATTGTAAGAAATCAAAAGATTTACAAGAGACGAAAAGATTATTCGAGATTGCAGTTGCACAATATCCATCATGTGTAAGCTCATTATGTTGTGCATTCGATCCAATGGATGATCAACCAGATTTAGGTTTAGGTgcaaatttaattatgatACCAAATAATAGTGATAGAAAGCATTTAATATTCTATCTAACTACATTACTCATCGATTTCTCTcatatgattttaaaatattttgaaaaaatggtttatttATCATTAGAACATGATGGCACAGTTTcaacattattatcaaatcagtataataatattaataataatagtagcggaattattaatagtaatagtattggtggtaataataataataataatagtttaattggaaattcaacaattggtGGTGCTATGAATTCAGGTGTATTGGGTAGTAGTGTTAtatcaaatagtaataataattcattgaTAACTACACCATTGGATTCAATTAAACTTTGGGATGAAATTGGTAGAGCAAAAAAGAGAAAGTTTGGTCGTTTAAATAAATGTAGAGGtgatttttgtttattgGCAGGTTCACCATTGGATGctattaaatattatgatCTTTCAATAGATGCTTGTAGAAGTAATAATGATTGGGAATGGTTAGCTGGTTCTTGTGAAGGTTATATCTCTGCAGTTCTCTTAAAGAGAAACCAAGAATTTAATACTCAAGCTCAATCTTCAACCGTTAGACCAATTAATAGTCCAAATTCAATAActggtagtaatagtaatagtaatagtggtagttatggtaatagtaatagtggtaTAGTAAATACACcaagtggtggtagtaattataatacaaataatacaaatagcagtagtaataataataataataataataataattcaaataatacaaatagtacaaataataatttaaataataataataataataataataatggagtTAATGGTATGAATGGTACAATGAATATTTTAGATTTACAAATTCAATCAGATGATTTAAAGATTAGAGAATTAGCATCTGAAGCAATAATTAGTTATAATAAGAGAAAAGTACCACAATTTGAAGTTGATGTTATGTTAAAGTTTGCAAATTATCATATTTCAATGGATAGAAGAATTGAAGCATCCGAGCTATTGACCAATGCTTATGATTTTGGTATGGATTTATCATTTACTGATAGAATTACATTATCATGTTCAATTgcattattatattatagtATGGGATTTAGAAGAAAGTTTGCATTTTATTTACGTGAAGCTGCATTCCTTTATAATACAAGACCAGAGAATTGGGAAAAGATTAATCATTTACTTATAATAGCATcgaaatattatcaattggagGATCTTTTCTCAAATTCACCATCAAGATTCTTGGATGAAGGTGGTTCTAAAAAATCTCATTTATCATTCACattgaatcaaatgaaaaagtCAAATTCTGTTACCTCTggtagaaataataataataatggtggtggtggtggtggcggtggcggtagtaatggtaataatagtaaaaattcATCACCTACTAATGTTGGATTTCAAGCACAATAtaatcaattcaatcaatCTATTCAACAACAGGTTCAATCTAATAGTTCGAATAGATCATCATCGTCTTCATCGACATCATCAagatttacaaataatatacCAGAATTATCCTACAGGAAACCAAAATTTGGTTGGTCAGTTATTCAaagatatttaatttataatttaatatcagtTAGTACCAATTTAATGGATTCATTgaatatttgtaaatatatAATCCATTTATTAAGAactcaatataaaaaaatagctCAACAGAAACAAGTGGAATTTCAATTGGATTTACTACATCATAGTAAAGCATTATCATTAAGTATCAATACCAATGTTCATATGAATTTACTTGGTTTACCATTCATTGTAAAGGTTTCACCAATTCAATTACCAAATCAATTGGAACCAATTGTTAGACCTTCACAACAATCATTATTTGCTCAAAGAGAAAAGAATTCAAAtaactttttcatttattcaCCCTATGGTGGTGGTTTTAGTAATGGTAGTGGTATTGGCGGTGGtggtattggtggtggtggtagtggtggtgattcaaattcaaatagaaaaaaagTAGTTTGGGCTCAAGGTGAAGAGTGTAGTGTTGTAGTAACCTTATCAAATCCATTCAGTTTTGATATTTTCATTCAATCATTAACATTAAGTACTGCAGGTGTACCATTTGAATCATAtccattatcatttaaaatccTATCATTAACTGATTCAATGGATATTGTTATCTCTGGTAAACCATTAGAATCTGGTCCATTGATTATTAAAGGTGTATTTGTACGTgcttataatttattatcagaaCATCCAGTTGATCCATAtggtaattcaatttcaattagtCAATATAATGAATTGGTTAGAATTGGTGATGCCTATAAAGTTGATATTTTAGAATttgattcaacaacaaccgctagtaataatacatcatcattttcaagagataataataataataatgaactaccaattgttaataaaatcaaagcTACACCCAAATTACCAATACTAAAGGCAGATGTACCAACTCTAGGTAAggtgttgaatttgttaGCTGGTGAATCATTTAGTTTCAATTTAGAATTCCAAAATATTGGTACAACTCAAATCGATTCAATTTCAGTCTCATtgaatgaatttgataaagcATTGAAAAAGAAGACATTGGCtgataataatcaatatttcACAGATTCTGATGATGAAACTATTTCATTCCAATGGGATTCAAATATCATCAAATcttcattaccattattacctggcgaaacttttaaattaccaattaaatcattttcaaaaccaTTCTTAATTGGTAATCAATtcataattgattattattcaaattgtgaaaatgaagaagaagaagaagaatttaataataccactaccactacaaaTACCAATACTCAAACATTAACAGTAACAGGTAATACACAATCAACATTAACAGCAACCACCACGACAACAGCAACAAAGTATCAACGTAAAATTACAAttccattaccattatcaattacACATGGACCACAAGTTATAAATTTTGATATAGTTTATGCAagttcaaaaattattaaatcattatcaccTTATTTAGTCGATAGATCAACATCAAATAATGGtttatttaaagttgaaaaagatcaagatttaattgaaaaagattgtgaaaatatttataatgattattgtttattattatttgatattaaaaattgtacTTCAACTCATACTTTTACAATCTCTTCAGAATTAGAATTAGGTATACCAAatattgttgataataataaggaaattaataataatttatcatctaaatttattttatcaccaaatggtataattacaattattgTACCAATGAAAAGAGAATCATTACCTGATCAATTACCACCATTAAGACAAGCTAAAGGACAATATATTAAACCAAAGAAGAAGTTAACTGAATATGAAGAGTATGTCAAATGTTTAATTCAATACTATAAGGATTTATTAAcaagtaaaattaaattgttatGGAATTCATCCGATAATACAAATGGTTCAATCCTATTGGATAATATCGTATTAACctcaaaattaattcataaATTGAATAAGGATCaagttttaattcaattcaaaaataataaacaattggTTAAAACAATTGAACAAGGTGGTTTTGAAACAATTGAAGTTTTAGttacaaatttaacaaatacTCCAATTAATGGTTTAGTTTTACATATTTTACCAATAATTGATCaaactaataataacaataatggtaataacaaGAATAATGGTAACATTGTTGAtgtatcaaataaattaggATATATTGGTTCATTAACAACACCAATTCAAGAATTACCAGTCGGTGCTACTTTTAATCATTCTTTGGATGTCATATTCTTTGAAAGAGAAtcttataaatttataatatcttGTGAAATCTTTAAAACTAAACAAATTATTCCAGCTTCACATTCACTTTTAGTTAATGTTgtttaa
- a CDS encoding leucine-rich repeat-containing protein (Similar to LRR), with protein sequence MDVQMYIKDEDQEIICLNNDISLIEIDNDDDQDDEIFISPFVKGQSIIHKILPIHIMQIIFYYTLTLGEFNSNEETVLKIWDSKNNDRYSLEAVCVTWCSIIKASCRSLILSLNNLEANTFRITHYTYLKKLEIINNINNDSDYSDFDDSDDDDSDGDDNRKDYSNDDIYYDYFDQKKNMTYRRRKRVLNDNSDKIGKCLATIINLSLPNLSTLNLSMTNLKERHVKVIQSSLSCNRNIRKLAFDSCPIGDQGVVYLSDVLESNQCIRQLDLQSCGSVNGLEYLGRALSNNQTLEKLIWSYNQSNYTSVMCLSNGLRNPHSQMKSLIMKGCDIEGWGALSLADTLAINKSLKELDLGSNQFGDAGAITLASKLNSHPSLSILDLSSNLISTEGFDKILFSLESNTTLTNLNLSRNQLDLSIPLNYLTSSLAFNKTLTSLNLSECNLQNSHFIQISIALQSNKKLKKLNLSKNNISDIKPFFTIIQSNKTLKSIYLSKHKFKSNDLFILLNYIFKLNDTVTLENGNIIDIDIPSIIHQLEYIDLSLPHEPLTKNINLLLREFRKVNTITKIKI encoded by the exons ATGGATGTACAAATGTATATTAAAGATGAAGATCaagaaattatttgtttaaataatgatattagtTTAAtagaaattgataatgatgatgaccAAGATGATGAAATATTTATATCACCATTTGTTAAAGGTCAATCAATAATTCATAAAATATTACCAATTCATATAATGCAAATAATATTCTATTATACACTTACATTGGGTGAATTCAATTCAAATGAAGAAACTGTATTGAAAATATGGGATTCAAAAAACAATGATCGTTACTCATTAGAAGCTGTTTGTGTAACTTGGTGTTCAATCATTAAAGCATCATGTAggtctttaattttatcattaaataatttagaagCAAATACATTCAGAATCACTCACTACacttatttaaagaaattagaaattataaataatataaataatgatagtgACTATAGTGATTTtgatgatagtgatgatgatgatagtgatggtgatgaCAATAGGAAAGATTATAGTAATGATGATATTTATTATGACTATTTCgatcaaaaaaagaatatgaCATATAGACGTAGGAAAAGAGTGCTCAATGATAACTCTGACAAGATTGGCAAATGCTTGGcgactattattaatttatcattgcCAAATTTGAGtacattaaatttatcaatgaCAAATTTGAAGGAGAGACATGTGAAAGTAATCCAATCATCACTATCATGTAATAGGAATATTAGAAAATTAGCATTTGATAGTTGTCCTATCGGTGACCAGGGTGTTGTATACCTATCAGATGTGTTGGAATCAAATCAATGCATCCGTCAATTAGATCTACAGTCATGTGGCTCGGTTAACGGGTTGGAGTATTTGGGGAGGGCGTTGTCGAATAACCAGACGTTGGAGAAACTGATATGGTCCTACAACCAATCCAATTACACCAGTGTCATGTGTTTAAGCAATGGTTTGAGAAACCCCCACTCACAAATGAAATCGTTGATAATGAAAGGATGCGATATCGAGGGTTGGGGCGCACTGAGTTTGGCAGACACCTTGGCAATCAATAAATCATTGAAAGAGTTGGATCTGGGTTCAAACCAATTTGGTGATGCTGGTGCAATCACATTGGCTTCCAAATTGAATTCACATCCATCTCTatcaattttagatttatcaagtaatttaatttcaactgAAGGTTTTGATAAAATCTTATTCTCACTTGAATCAAATACAACCctaacaaatttaaatctttcaaGAAATCAATTAGATCTTTCAATACCATTAAACTACTTGACAAGTTCTTTAGCATTCAATAAAACTTTAAcctctttaaatttatctgaatgtaatttacaaaattctcattttattcaaatttcaattgcattacaatcaaataaaaaattaaaaaaattaaatttatcaa aaaataatatatcagatataaaaccattttttacaattattcaatcaaataaaactttaaaatcaatttatctTTCAA aacataaatttaaatcaaatgacctttttattttattaaattatatttttaaattaaatgacaCAGTTACACTGGAAAATGGAAATATTATAGATATTGATATTCCTTCAATCATCCATCAATTAGAATATATAGATTTGTCATTACCTCATGAACCattaacaaaaaatattaatctACTTTTAAGAGAATTTAGAAAAGTTAATACTAtcacaaaaattaaaatatga
- a CDS encoding SH3 domain-containing protein (IRSp53/MIM homology domain-containing protein (IMD)), with protein sequence MSNAKKQQNPGIEITLKTINNLKVNSPPLFTEVIKAANKYQQQAQALSQAGLVLADTLTRLTIHNGGDFGEGFKKLADAIKDLENRRDDVAKVLLNEFITPNKQAIEDDQKAIATFEKNYKKDRDQMRQDILKLEAKTRKAGKKTTPEVLKQQITELNDKIKESEQLNANKLRDVVLMERRKHATFLSQFNQFLEKEIELSADTMSKFSTNLNTHRDLINSQSQLPLEMESMISKQERTLVQIQPQGDTGSDAYRISYAPGTIQTTGGGDQYYESYESYDNYDNYDNYDDGGSGGLGGSELQARALYDYESAEPSDLNLKAGDIISVIQQDDGSGWTKGRNYEGNEGIFPSTYIEYV encoded by the exons atGTCAAACgctaaaaaacaacaaaatccaGGGATTGAAATCACACTTAAAACTATAAAT aactTAAAAGTAaattcaccaccattatttacAGAAGTAATTAAAGCAGCAAataaatatcaacaacaagcaCAAGCACTTTCACAAGCAGGATTAGTTTTAGCAGATACACTTACAAGATTAACAATTCATAATGGAGGTGATTTTGGTGAAGGTTTCAAAAAATTAGCAGATGCAATTAAAGATTTGGAAAATAGAAGAGATGACGTTgcaaaagttttattaaatgaattcaTTACTCCAAATAAACAGGCTATTGAAGATGATCAAAAAGCAATTGCT acttttgaaaaaaattataaaaaagatagagATCAAATGAGACAAGATATTCTCAAATTAGAAGCTAAAACCAGAAAAGCTGGTAAAAAGACTACTCCAGAAGTTTTAAAACAA caAATTACAGagttaaatgataaaatcaAAGAATCTGAACAATTAAATGCCAACAAACTTAGAGATGTAGTATTAATGGAAAGAAGAAAGCATGCAACATTTTTATCAcaatttaatcaatttttagaaaaagaaattgaattatcagcTGATACAATGTCAAAATTctcaacaaatttaaatacacatagagatttaattaatagtcAATCACAA ttaccACTTGAAATGGAATCAATGATTAGTAAACAAGAGAGAACATTAGTACAAATTCAACCACAAGGTGACACAGGATCAGATGCATATCGTATTTCATATGCACCAGGAACAATTCAAACtactggtggtggtgatcAATATTATGAATCTTATGAATCCTATGATAATTATGATAATTATGATAattatgatgatggtggtagtggtggtctTGGTGGTAGTGAATTACAAGCTAGAGCATTATACGATTATGAAAGTGCCGAACCTtctgatttaaatttgaaagcTGGTGATATCATCTCTGTAATTCAACAAGATGATGGTTCTGGTTGGACTAAAGGTAGAAATTATGAAGGAAATGAAGGTATTTTCCCTTCAACTTATATTGAATAcgtataa
- a CDS encoding GRIM-19 domain-containing protein has translation MVGYRQKWVQDLPPAGGFPKLKYARTSTSPIPGAYIFAGVFSIMAVGTYIFFSDKVERNAREEEEKRRLSMILPILQAENDINFLASPHQNVYFTRWMPPQTGKRAAALLRDL, from the exons atggttgGATATAGACAAAAATGGGTACAAGATTTACCACCAGCTGGAGGTTtcccaaaattaaaatatgcTAGAACTTCAACTTCACCAATTCCAGGTGCCTACATTTTCGCAGGTGTCTTTTCAATTATGGCTGTTGGTACTTACATTTTCTTTTCAGATAAAGTTGAAAGAAA CGCaagagaagaagaagaaaagagAAGATTATCAATgattttaccaattttacAAGCAGAGAATGATATTAA tttcCTTGCATCACCACATCAAAATGTATACTTTACAAGATGGATGCCACCACAAACTGGAAAGAGAGCTGCCGCACTTCTCAGAGACctttaa
- the pex4 gene encoding peroxin 4: MAARLMKEYKVLQNEEFEDILLYPRDESDLYRWVAIIKGPPDTPYENGKFELDISVPTNYPLQPPTIKFVTKIFHPNIHFKTGEICLDLLKTSWSAIYTLQSVCRSIIALLSLPEADSPLNCDAGNLIRNGDVKGHDSLARMYTRLYGC, translated from the exons atggcaGCAAGATTAATGAAAGAATATAAAGTCTTACAaaatgaagaatttgaagacattttattatatcCAAGAGATGAAAGTGATTTATATAGATGGGTAGCAATTATAAAGGGACCACCAGATACACCAtatgaaaatggtaaatttgaattagATATATCAGTTCCTACAAACTATCCATTACAACCTCCAACTATTAAATTTGTTACAAAAATTTTTCATccaaatattcattttaag aCTGGTGAAATTtgtttagatttattaaaaacatcATGGTCAGCAATTTATACCCTTCAGTCAGTTTGTAGATCAATTATagcattattatcattaccagAGGCTGATAGCCCTTTAAATTGTGACGCAGGTAATTTAATTAGAAATGGTGATGTTAAAGGTCATGACTCATTAGCTAGAATGTACACAAGATTATATggttgttaa
- the dpiA gene encoding protein phosphatase inhibitor 2 translates to MNKDEEFLEEHHYKDDDAIEGEEEQGEEEESDLDDDMYNIDGETNDDDDDDEAEDEESSEDEKQNQKFLYKKKRNLTKSSSNGEFKIIPYSTLKGNTPTKGILKNKSQPPPKKNRIVWDEENLTINDMNKSSTMKIDEPKTPYHYYESEEETDESKKYLENKFLELQNALDKQQEKSEWDSDNDEQQQEKEKEKDKKKKKKNLKIHMRSDSDDNDDNEDEDEDETEEKKENKKKFDNLRKAHYNEFKVVRDLNANLSDDEQ, encoded by the exons atgaataaagatgaagaatTTTTAGAAGAACATCATtataaagatgatgatgcaATTGAAGGAGAAGAGGAACAaggagaagaagaagaatctGATTTAGATGATGATATGTATAATATAGATGGTGAAactaatgatgatgatgatgatgatgaagcagaagatgaagaaagtagtgaagatgaaaaacaaaatcaaaagtttctttataaaaagaaaCGAAATTTAACAAAAAGTTCAAGTAATGGTGAATTCAAAATCATACCATATAGTACATTAAAAGGTAATACTCCAACCAAAGGTATCTTAAAGAATAAatcacaaccaccaccaaaaaAGAATAGGATAGTTTGGGATGaagaaaatttaacaattaatGATATGAATAAATCTTCAACAATGAAAATTGATGAACCAAAAACACCTTATCATTATTATGAATCTGAAGAAGAAAcag acgaaagtaaaaaatatttagaaaataaatttttagaaCTTCAAAATGCTTTAGATAAACAACAAGAAAAGAGTGAATGGGATTCAGATAAtgatgaacaacaacaagaaaaagaaaaagaaaaagataaaaagaaaaagaaaaagaatttaaaaattcatatgAGAAGTGACAgcgatgataatgatgataatgaagatgaagatgaagatgaaactgaagaaaagaaagaaaataaaaagaaattcgaTAATTTAAGAAAAGCACattataatgaatttaaagttGTTAGAGATTTAAATGCAAATTTATCAGATGAcgaacaataa